The DNA sequence GCGATAGTCGCCTGGGGATTACCGTTTCCGCCTTGGTTGACGCGTTCTTCGCGCTGGGCGTTGTAAGAGTACCGGAGCGTGACCAGATCCAACGCGCCCAGAGTCTGTTTGTGGTACCGGACGTAAAAGAAATCGAGCATGAGATTTCTCAGGTCGGCGATGAGATTGCCATCACCGCCGAGCAACTGGTCGTATCGTTTGCCCCCATCCTGTTGGCCACGCTGATAGTGAATCGAGATGGTGTGTGTCGGACGAGGGTTCCAGGTGAGGTTGAGTAAACCGCCGTACTGCGTGAAGGCGGTGTCGGGCAAGCGCGAACCATGAACGGTGTCCGAGCGGAGACCTAAAAATCGGGTGAGCGCTGAGTGAGAATCAAATCCCCCGCCCGGTCGCAACGTGTTCGCCCGCAGCCCCGCGAGATTGGAGAGAAACCCGAACGTCTTCGTTCCCATTGTGGTCCGCAGGTGAGACCCATATCCCAAAGTGGCCGTGTCGAACGTTATGCCCCACTGACCGTGCCACTCGCGCGGGCCGGACGATAGCGTGGGCGCAGGTGTTACAAGCTGCACGCTGCCGCCAATGGCGTCGCTCCCGAAGTCGGTGCTGCGGGGCCCCCGGAGAACTTCAATGGCATCGAGGTTGGTCGGGTTGACCAAATTGAGGAAGGTATTGATGCCTCCACGCGCTGCCGCTGTCGAGTAGCGAACGCCGTCCACGTAGACATTCACCTTATTGCCCGTCAGTCCGCGTACGAAGACACCACCCAGAGTCGGGCTGGTGCGCTGGAGGTGAATGCCCGCTTCCTGCTGAACCGATTGGACCAGAACAGCCTTCGCACGCAGACTGATGTCTTGCTGGTCAATGACGGTGACGGCCTGAACCGACTGCCGGTGTTCGCTGACCAAGCCAGGTTCGGCCGTGATCGTCAGTTCCTCGATCAAAGCGCCGGGGGCCAGAGTGATGGTGATCTGGTACGTCCTTGGCTCCACGACGCGAATGGATGACCTTTGCTCAGCGAATCCTTCGGCCGTGACTTCAAGTTCGTAACTCCCCAGGGGAATATCGCTGAAAGCAAACTGACCCAGATCGGATGTGGTTGCCGACAGACCTGGGTTTTGCCCGGCCCGAAGCACAATGCGTGCGCCTTCAACGGCAGCACCGGTGGCGTCGAGAACGGTGCCCGTGATGGTCGCTCGCCGGCTCTCTTCAGCAGCCCCGAACACGCCAGGAGAAAGGACCACAACCAAACTCAGGAGCGCGAATGCCATTACCACCACCCGTCGCATCATCCCCTCCGGATTCGTGTTTCACTTTGATGAAGAGGGCATTTATACCACAAGACCGACGGTGAGGGGAATCCCCTTGTGTGTTTCCGTTGGATGCCCATGAGGGATTTCTTTCCGAAATGTCACGTCGGCAAAGAAGGAGTATCCAGCGCGCCGAGGACTCTCGGTGCGGCTGACGATGCTAAAGAGGCATGGGTGTGACGATCCGTGTCTTTTGATAAACCTTCGAGGGTTGCGTAGAATTAGGGTGGTTTTCGCAGTGCCAAATCGAGCTGGAGGGAAGGGAATTATGAAACTGGCCGATCGGATGTCACGCCTCGGAACGGAGACCGCCTTTGATGTCCTTGTGCGTGCCCGCGAACTGGAACGGCAGGGGCGCGATATTATTCATCTGGAACTCGGCGAGCCGGATTTTGCCACTCCCGGAAATATTGTGGCTGCTGCTGTGCGCGCAATGGAGCACGGCTGGACAAAGTACGGCCCTTCAGCCGGTCTGCCGCAACTTCGGGAGGCCATTGCTGCCGATGTCTCCCGTCGCCGAAAGATCCCCGTCAGCCCAGACGAAGTCGTGGTTACTCCGGGCGCCAAGCCCATTATCTTTTTCTCCATCCTGGCTCTGGTTGATTCCGGGGATGAAGTGATCTACCCCAATCCGGGCTTTCCCATTTATGAATCCATGATTTCCTTTGTGGGAGCCCGACCCGTACCCATTCCCCTTCGGGAAGAGCGCGACTTCTCCCTGGATGTCGAGGAATTGATCGCTAAGATCACACCACGAACGGCACTCATCATTCTTAACTCTCCGCACAATCCGACCGGCGGCATGCTGTCGGCTGATGACTTGCAGGCTCTCGCTGATGCCGTCCGGGATCGAGACCTGATGATTCTCTCGGATGAAATTTACAGTCGGATCGTTTTCGACGGAGAACATGTGAGCATCGCTCAATTCCCCGGGATGCGCGAGAAAACGATCATCCTCGATGGATTCTCCAAAACCTATTCTATGACCGGCTGGCGATTGGGCTATGGGGTAATGCCGGTAGAGCTGGCCCGACAGGTCGCCAAGCTCCAGACGAATTCCACCTCCTGCACGACGTCATTCATCCAGATTGCTGGCGTCGAGGCGCTCGAGGGCGACCAATCGGCGGTGGATCAGATGGTCGAAGAATTTCGGCGGAGACGCGATGTGATCGTTGAAGGCCTTAATGCCATTGAAGGGTTCTCCTGCCGTGTGCCGAAAGGAGCGTTCTACGCCTTCCCCAATATCACCGGGACGGGGTGGTCGTCGAAAAAGCTGGCCGATTACTTGCTGGAGACGGCGGGCGTCGCCTGCTTGGCCGGAACGGCCTTTGGTGAATACGGAGAAGGCTACATTCGATTTTCGTTCGCCAACTCGATTGAAAATATCACAAGGGCGCTGGGCCGCATTCGTGATGCGGTGGCGGCTTTGCATGTGGGCGTTGCAGCCTCCTA is a window from the Blastocatellia bacterium genome containing:
- a CDS encoding pyridoxal phosphate-dependent aminotransferase, with product MKLADRMSRLGTETAFDVLVRARELERQGRDIIHLELGEPDFATPGNIVAAAVRAMEHGWTKYGPSAGLPQLREAIAADVSRRRKIPVSPDEVVVTPGAKPIIFFSILALVDSGDEVIYPNPGFPIYESMISFVGARPVPIPLREERDFSLDVEELIAKITPRTALIILNSPHNPTGGMLSADDLQALADAVRDRDLMILSDEIYSRIVFDGEHVSIAQFPGMREKTIILDGFSKTYSMTGWRLGYGVMPVELARQVAKLQTNSTSCTTSFIQIAGVEALEGDQSAVDQMVEEFRRRRDVIVEGLNAIEGFSCRVPKGAFYAFPNITGTGWSSKKLADYLLETAGVACLAGTAFGEYGEGYIRFSFANSIENITRALGRIRDAVAALHVGVAAS